In Candidatus Zixiibacteriota bacterium, the genomic stretch CTTGCCCTATGATGTGGCAACGACAACGGCTAGGACTGTAGATTAGATGAGCACAGGACAGATCACTGCGGAGGAGAGACAAAAGGCCTTCGTATCCACCAGAAAACCAGAGGTGATTGAGAAGCAAAAACTCGACGTGCGCTATCACATTGAGGATTTCGATATCAACGATCGCCCGCGTCAGTTTCTTGAGGCCTTTGCCGCGATACTGAAACATTCCAACTACCGCATGGCCCTTGATCACTTCATCAGAGTGAGTGCCAAGTGTTCCCGATGCGCCACCACTTGTCAAGTCTATCAGGCGACCGGTGACCTCAAGGACATCCCTTGTTATCGGTCAGAATTGTTACTGAGTGTCTACCGCAGGCATTTCACTATGGGGGGAATACTGCGCGGACGTGTCACCGGTTCGGGGTATCTTACAGATGAGAAGATTCAGGAGATGGCCGAGAGCTTCTACAACTGCACCGCCTGTCGTCGATGTGTCAACGATTGCCCATCCGGTATCGATCACGGACTTGTCACCCACCTGGGGAGATACATTCTGAGCGAGATTGGGATTGCTCCCCGTGCTCTGGTGGTCAGCACCCGCGAGCAACTAGAGGGAACATCCGGCAATACATCGGCGATACCGGTTCCGGCACTGGTTGATACGCTGGAGTTCCTTTCGGAAGACATGCTTGAGGAGAAGAGCGTCGATATCAAGTTCCCATTGGATGTCGAGGGAGCCGACTATGTGTTCTTTCCGGCCGTATCAGATTTCCTGATGGAAGCGGAAACGCTTATGGGGATCGCGGCTGTTTTTACGGCCACAGGTGACTCATGGACCACTGGCACTGGCTATTTCGACGGTA encodes the following:
- a CDS encoding (Fe-S)-binding protein; this encodes MSTGQITAEERQKAFVSTRKPEVIEKQKLDVRYHIEDFDINDRPRQFLEAFAAILKHSNYRMALDHFIRVSAKCSRCATTCQVYQATGDLKDIPCYRSELLLSVYRRHFTMGGILRGRVTGSGYLTDEKIQEMAESFYNCTACRRCVNDCPSGIDHGLVTHLGRYILSEIGIAPRALVVSTREQLEGTSGNTSAIPVPALVDTLEFLSEDMLEEKSVDIKFPLDVEGADYVFFPAVSDFLMEAETLMGIAAVFTATGDSWTTGTGYFDGINYGLFYSDRILERVVKKIDVETKRLKGKTVLIGECGHASRSAKLFLPTYCGGEDAFPVINIMEYTHRVWKEGKLKLDPNGITEKVTYHDPCNIARQGWIIDEPRELLKAFCPNFVEMTPKGEDNICCGGGGGTVSLDEIRAYRTTIGGKLKADQIRATGCKYLVAPCANCKKQLKELVEDQEIDCEVVGLHDLIYKAIIFDDSLIVAIPEDDNSEEDK